A portion of the Drosophila innubila isolate TH190305 chromosome 3L unlocalized genomic scaffold, UK_Dinn_1.0 0_D_3L, whole genome shotgun sequence genome contains these proteins:
- the LOC117787355 gene encoding sugar transporter SWEET1 — MDALSDLLAPYTELIGQIAGTITTLQFLSGFFLLNDIRKKGCSDVYPVGPFLGGVVLTVMSVKLGQIMGDQPMIKVNIIGFAINTVFMVGFYYYASNEKKTQMWANIGYVSLFLMAVITYANFEDPEKIEFRLGMLITSILIWLVGSPLLNLPNIIKKKSTEGMPFPIIFAGQLVATAWTLYALAIRNHVMVFQNLFLWILGAIQLFMFVLYPSKPAKKPAGKKSSKKEN; from the exons ATGGACGCGCTTAGCGACTTATTGGCACCCTACACTGAGCTTATTGGCCAAATCGCCGGCACAATAACAACTCTACAATTTCTGTCCGGTTTTTTTCTATTGAATGACATACGAAAAAAAGGCTGCAGCGATGTTTATCCGGTTGGACCATTTTTGGGCGGTGTTGTGCT CACCGTGATGAGCGTAAAATTGGGTCAAATCATGGGTGATCAGCCAATGATTAAGGTTAACATTATTGGCTTTGCCATCAATACAGTTTTCATGGTTGGCTTCTATTACTACGCCTCGAATGAGAAGAAAACTCAAATGTGGGCTAACATTGGATATGTTTCTCTATTCCTAATGGCCGTGATAACCTATGCCAACTTTGAGGATCCTGAAAAGATCGAATTCCGTTTGGGCATGCTTATAACATCCATACTTATCTGGTTGGTCGGTTCTCCATTGCTGAACCTACCCAACATTATCAAGAAGAAAAGCACTGAGGGAATGCCTTTCCCCATCATATTTGCAGGACAACTTGTTGCCACAGCCTGGACTCTCTATGCCCTTGCCATACGTAACCATGTCATGGTG TTCCAGAATTTGTTCCTGTGGATTTTGGGTGCCATTCAGCTGTTCATGTTTGTCCTGTATCCCAGTAAGCCTGCCAAGAAGCCCGCTGGCAAAAAGTCCAGCAAGAAGGAGAATTAA
- the LOC117788038 gene encoding peptide methionine sulfoxide reductase isoform X1 gives MSLTITKDVSTPELKDLSTVRNEQKELNLSPVHRLNVSHATATFGMGCFWGAESLYGATRGVLRTTVGYAGGSSELPTYRKMGDHTEVLEIDYDPTVISFKDLLDLFWNNHEYGLTTPIKRQYASLILYHDDNQKQIAEASKLEEQERRAPEVITTDIAPKENFYAAEAYHQKYRLQGHKDLAASLNLNTQLLQSSYVATKLNGYLAGVGGIEQFKSEVDTMGLTPTQRQYCNYHIEQNEGQGLYC, from the exons ATGTCTCTGACAATTACCAAAGATGTTTCCACCCCTGAGCTCAAGGATCTG AGCACCGTGCGCAATGAACAAAAGGAGTTGAATCTCTCTCCAGTGCATCGGTTGAATGTGAGCCATGCCACGGCAACATTTGGCATGGGATGTTTCTGGGGCGCTGAATCGCTGTATGGCGCAACGCGGGGAGTGCTGCGTACCACAGTGGGCTATGCCGGCGGCAGCTCCGAATTGCCAACGTACCGTAAAAT GGGTGACCACACGGAGGTTCTGGAAATCGACTATGATCCCACGGTGATCAGTTTCAAGGACCTGCTTGACCTGTTCTGGAACAACCATGAGTACGGTCTGACCACGCCTATTAAACGTCAATATGCCTCGTTGATTCTCTATCACGATGATAACCAGAAGCAAATTGCTGAAGCCTCCAAATTGGAAGAACAGGAGCGTCGTGCTCCGGAGGTGATTACCACGGACATTGCACCCAAGGAGAACTTTTATGCGGCTGAGGC TTACCATCAAAAGTACAGACTGCAGGGTCATAAGGATCTGGCCGCTTCCCTTAATCTCAACACCCAACTGTTGCAGAGCAGCTATGTGGCCACTAAACTGAACGGTTATCTGGCTGGAGTCGGAGGCATCGAGCAGTTCAAGTCTGAGGTGGACACTATGGGACTGACTCCCACCCAGCGTCAATATTGCAACTATCACATTGAGCAGAACGAGGGCCAGGGTCTCTACTGCTGA
- the LOC117787057 gene encoding uncharacterized protein LOC117787057 has translation MSSSNATLYYTAMEDMFKDLLLDTDSAEQVDTMENEMPLMDTPKRLVRIRQHNLFTKDKEEFFICRRLPLSSQKLDASPRSQEMHKEQQGKELLRLRRERCEGNQKKPMRRLTMRI, from the coding sequence ATGTCCTCTTCCAATGCAACATTGTATTACACCGCCATGGAAGATATGTTCAAGGATCTGCTGCTAGATACAGATTCCGCAGAACAGGTAGATACTATGGAGAATGAGATGCCATTGATGGATACTCCAAAACGTTTGGTACGCATACGACAGCACAATCTGTTTACCAAGGACAAAGAGGAATTCTTTATCTGTCGCCGTTTGCCGTTGTCCTCGCAAAAGCTAGATGCATCCCCTAGAAGTCAGGAAATGCACAAGGAGCAGCAGGGGAAGGAGCTGCTGCGACTGCGCCGTGAACGCTGTGAGGGGAACCAAAAGAAGCCAATGCGACGCCTCACCATGCGAATTTAA
- the LOC117787353 gene encoding deubiquitinase OTUD6B, with protein MSCVDAIGELETRLGETTLEDVAGRHRRERKELQAKLQAMKKNAPKNNKNKRKEFLEEMARLEGELEQRHKSELEEAAVAPEPIELPVEKPTTVESDNNEDNEVNPTKQQEQRVSKAQKRRNKKEQEAREREQEIRVELQNAANQPSPKQIELQQITAKLSARKLALHMIASDGDCLYHAVRHQLQLHALPGHSVQELRQETANYVRAHKDALICYMTHPDTGDLLNDEQFEDYCHDIAKTHAWGGHIELKALSSLLRVPIEVIQAEGASTLLGQDEFGGAPLIICYHRHIYQLGAHYNSTMPLE; from the coding sequence atgtcGTGCGTGGACGCAATTGGTGAGCTAGAGACACGCCTGGGCGAGACCACCTTGGAAGATGTCGCTGGCCGCCATCGACGTGAGCGCAAGGAGCTGCAAGCCAAGTTGCAGGCAATGAAGAAGAATGCgccaaagaacaacaaaaacaagcgtAAGGAGTTCCTTGAGGAGATGGCCCGTCTAGAGGGTGAACTGGAGCAGCGTCACAAATCAGAGCTGGAAGAAGCTGCTGTGGCACCCGAGCCAATTGAGCTGCCGGTGGAAAAGCCGACAACGGTCGAGAGCGACAACAACGAAGATAATGAAGTGAATCCAACGAAGCAGCAGGAACAGCGTGTGTCGAAGGCGCAGAAACGTCGCAACAAGAAGGAGCAAGAGGCACGGGAACGTGAGCAGGAAATACGCGTGGAACTGCAGAATGCGGCCAATCAACCGTCTCCAAAGCAAATTGAGCTACAACAAATCACAGCCAAGTTGAGCGCTCGTAAATTGGCGCTCCACATGATCGCCTCCGATGGCGACTGTCTGTATCATGCGGTGCGGcatcagctgcagctgcatgCGCTGCCCGGTCACAGTGTCCAGGAGCTACGCCAGGAGACGGCGAACTATGTGCGTGCACACAAGGATGCGCTCATTTGCTATATGACGCATCCGGATACTGGCGATCTACTTAACGATGAGCAATTCGAAGATTACTGCCATGACATAGCCAAGACGCACGCCTGGGGCGGACACATCGAACTGAAGGCGCTCTCCTCACTCTTGCGTGTGCCCATCGAGGTCATCCAAGCGGAGGGCGCCTCCACACTGCTGGGCCAGGATGAGTTTGGTGGCGCCCCTCTCATCATATGCTATCATCGTCATATTTATCAGCTGGGCGCTCATTACAACTCCACGATGCCGCTGGAGTag
- the LOC117788393 gene encoding DDB1- and CUL4-associated factor 13, which produces MKVKMISRNPDNYVRETKLQQHKVPRNYDPALHPLEGPREYVRALNATKLDRVFAKPFVCNLSGHRDGVACFGKHPKLLSTLATGAYDGEVRIWDLANRTSMRSFVAHDGFVRGIAYARNGERFFTVGDDKTIKVWNSQAPDVGEEEEPVNTILSRHILHGISHNRKTKGFATCGEVCAIWDEQHNDPIKTLKWGVDTLHTISYNPVETDVLACCASDRSIILYDQREAQPLRKVVLTMKSNKLAWNPMEAFNFTVANEDCNLYTFDTRKLNTPLKVHFDHVSAVTDVDYAPTGREFVSSSYDKTVRLYQAHQSHSRDIYHTKRMQHVVCVAWSLDNRYIFSGSDEMNIRMWKANASEKLGIIRPRERANFNYQEALKEKYAAHPQIKRIARHRQVPRHVMNASRKMRVVKDKERVKEANVRKHSKKGKVPFVSEKKKHVIRQDV; this is translated from the exons atgaaagtgaaaatgaTTAGTCGCAACCCGGACAACTATGTCCGGGAGACCAAGCTGCAGCAACACAAAG TTCCTCGCAATTATGATCCGGCACTGCATCCCTTGGAGGGTCCCAGGGAATACGTGCGCGCCTTGAATGCCACCAAACTGGATCGTGTGTTTGCCAAACCATTTGTCTGCAATCTGAGTGGCCATCGGGATGGAGTTGCCTGCTTTGGCAAGCATCCGAAATTGTTATCCACGCTGGCCACAGGCGCCTACGATGGCGAGGTGCGCATCTGGGATTTGGCAAATCGCACCAGTATGCGCAGCTTTGTCGCCCACGATGGCTTTGTGCGTGGCATTGCATATGCCCGAAATGGGGAACGTTTTTTCACCGTCGGCGATGACAAAACTATCAAAGTGTGGAACTCACAGGCACCGGATGTGGGCGAGGAGGAAGAGCCGGTGAACACCATACTAAGTCGTCATATACTGCATGGCATATCGCACAATCGGAAGACCAAGGGTTTCGCCACCTGTGGAGAAGTGTGCGCTATTTGGGATGAGCAGCACAACGATCCCATAAAGACGCTCAAATGGGGCGTGGACACACTGCACACCATATCCTATAATCCCGTGGAGACGGATGTGCTGGCGTGCTGTGCCAGTGATCGCAGCATTATCTTGTACGATCAACGGGAGGCACAGCCGCTGCGAAAGGTCGTGCTGACCATGAAGAGCAACAAACTCGCCTGGAATCCAATGGAAGCATTCAACTTCACTGTGGCCAACGAGGATTGCAA TCTGTACACATTTGACACACGGAAACTTAACACACCGCTAAAGGTTCACTTTGACCACGTCTCGGCTGTCACGGATGTGGATTATGCACCCACCGGCAGGGAGTTTGTCTCGTCCAGCTATGACAAGACGGTGCGCCTCTATCAGGCCCATCAGAGTCACTCCCGTGACATATACCACACCAAGCGTATGCAGCATGTGGTTTGTGTTGCCTGGTCCCTGGACAACCGTTATATATTCTCTGGCTCCGATGAAATGAACATTCGCATGTGGAAGGCAAATGCCTCAGAGAAACTGGGCATAATCCGTCCACGAGAGCGTGCCAATTTCAACTACCAGGAGGCGCTCAAGGAGAAATATGCAGCACATCCGCAAATCAAACGAATTGCGCGTCATCGACAGGTTCCTCGTCATGTGATGAATGCGTCGCGAAAGATGCGCGTTGTCAAGGACAAGGAACGGGTCAAGGAGGCCAATGTGCGCAAGCACTCGAAGAAGGGCAAGGTGCCTTTTGTCAGCGAAAAGAAGAAGCACGTCATTCGCCAGGATGTCTAA
- the LOC117788213 gene encoding protein Z600 has protein sequence MANIETSQIMQRLSSLRIVETPRQPQRENGQRECQSEMVKKTQVPATPCSGAATFLTELKKRRKMKLNRVYNYETDKHFIKARKSLNF, from the coding sequence ATGGCCAACATTGAAACTAGCCAAATAATGCAGCGCTTGAGCAGCCTAAGGATTGTCGAGACGCCCCGTCAGCCACAACGTGAAAATGGACAACGGGAATGTCAATCGGAGATGGTGAAGAAGACACAGGTGCCTGCTACTCCCTGCTCTGGTGCTGCCACTTTTCTAACGGAACTCAAGAAGCGACGAAAAATGAAACTGAATCGTGTCTACAATTATGAGACTGACAAACACTTCATTAAAGCGCGAAAATCtcttaatttttag
- the LOC117787060 gene encoding mpv17-like protein isoform X1, which translates to MSRLIASARGLFRRHPFVTNSAIYGSLYVGAEYSQQYVSKRWLPAPKEREDIDYTTVGRYAVMGTAIYAPTLYAWYKWLDGTFPGTLKKTILKKLLLDQFILTPYCLTIFYAGMSLMEGSDDIFLELREKFLPTFQRSCIFWLPAQALNFLFIAPRFRIIYMGVCGMIWVNILCWIKRQSLTTEVATEIATVATPIPTASTTTTTTIISNVKA; encoded by the exons ATGTCACGCCTAATTGCCAGCGCCCGAGGCCTGTTCAGACGCCATCCCTTTGTGACCAACAGCGCCATCTATGGCAGCCTTTACGTGGGTGCGGAGTACTCACAGCAATATGTCTCCAAGCGCTGGCTGCCG GCGCCAAAGGAGCGTGAGGATATCGATTATACAACTGTTGGACGATATGCGGTAATGGGCACCGCAATCTATGCCCCAACACTCTATGCTTG GTACAAATGGCTGGATGGCACTTTTCCTGGCACACTTAAGAAAACTATTCTGAAAAAGTTGCTGCTGGATCAGTTTATATTGACACCATATTGTCTGACGATATTTTATGCTG gcATGTCTCTTATGGAGGGCTCTGACGATATTTTTCTTGAACTGCGCGAAAAATTCCTACCGACTTTTCAACGTTCTTGCATCTTCTGGCTGCCTGCACAGGCTTTGAACTTTTTGTTTATCGCGCCACGTTTTCGTATTATCTATATGGGTGTCTGTGGTATGATCTGGGTCAATATTTTGTGTTGGATAAAGCGTCAGAGTCTGACCACTGAAGTAGCAACTGAAATTGCAACAGTGGCAACACCAATACCAACAGcatcaacgacaacaacgacaacaataatcaGTAATGTCAAGGCGTGA
- the LOC117788038 gene encoding peptide methionine sulfoxide reductase isoform X3 — protein sequence MSLTITKDVSTPELKDLSTVRNEQKELNLSPVHRLNVSHATATFGMGCFWGAESLYGATRGVLRTTVGYAGGSSELPTGDHTEVLEIDYDPTVISFKDLLDLFWNNHEYGLTTPIKRQYASLILYHDDNQKQIAEASKLEEQERRAPEVITTDIAPKENFYAAEAYHQKYRLQGHKDLAASLNLNTQLLQSSYVATKLNGYLAGVGGIEQFKSEVDTMGLTPTQRQYCNYHIEQNEGQGLYC from the exons ATGTCTCTGACAATTACCAAAGATGTTTCCACCCCTGAGCTCAAGGATCTG AGCACCGTGCGCAATGAACAAAAGGAGTTGAATCTCTCTCCAGTGCATCGGTTGAATGTGAGCCATGCCACGGCAACATTTGGCATGGGATGTTTCTGGGGCGCTGAATCGCTGTATGGCGCAACGCGGGGAGTGCTGCGTACCACAGTGGGCTATGCCGGCGGCAGCTCCGAATTGCCAAC GGGTGACCACACGGAGGTTCTGGAAATCGACTATGATCCCACGGTGATCAGTTTCAAGGACCTGCTTGACCTGTTCTGGAACAACCATGAGTACGGTCTGACCACGCCTATTAAACGTCAATATGCCTCGTTGATTCTCTATCACGATGATAACCAGAAGCAAATTGCTGAAGCCTCCAAATTGGAAGAACAGGAGCGTCGTGCTCCGGAGGTGATTACCACGGACATTGCACCCAAGGAGAACTTTTATGCGGCTGAGGC TTACCATCAAAAGTACAGACTGCAGGGTCATAAGGATCTGGCCGCTTCCCTTAATCTCAACACCCAACTGTTGCAGAGCAGCTATGTGGCCACTAAACTGAACGGTTATCTGGCTGGAGTCGGAGGCATCGAGCAGTTCAAGTCTGAGGTGGACACTATGGGACTGACTCCCACCCAGCGTCAATATTGCAACTATCACATTGAGCAGAACGAGGGCCAGGGTCTCTACTGCTGA
- the LOC117787060 gene encoding mpv17-like protein isoform X2 translates to MYKWLDGTFPGTLKKTILKKLLLDQFILTPYCLTIFYAGMSLMEGSDDIFLELREKFLPTFQRSCIFWLPAQALNFLFIAPRFRIIYMGVCGMIWVNILCWIKRQSLTTEVATEIATVATPIPTASTTTTTTIISNVKA, encoded by the exons AT GTACAAATGGCTGGATGGCACTTTTCCTGGCACACTTAAGAAAACTATTCTGAAAAAGTTGCTGCTGGATCAGTTTATATTGACACCATATTGTCTGACGATATTTTATGCTG gcATGTCTCTTATGGAGGGCTCTGACGATATTTTTCTTGAACTGCGCGAAAAATTCCTACCGACTTTTCAACGTTCTTGCATCTTCTGGCTGCCTGCACAGGCTTTGAACTTTTTGTTTATCGCGCCACGTTTTCGTATTATCTATATGGGTGTCTGTGGTATGATCTGGGTCAATATTTTGTGTTGGATAAAGCGTCAGAGTCTGACCACTGAAGTAGCAACTGAAATTGCAACAGTGGCAACACCAATACCAACAGcatcaacgacaacaacgacaacaataatcaGTAATGTCAAGGCGTGA
- the LOC117788038 gene encoding peptide methionine sulfoxide reductase isoform X2 — MRCLPGFGYGLTFLFLSTVRNEQKELNLSPVHRLNVSHATATFGMGCFWGAESLYGATRGVLRTTVGYAGGSSELPTYRKMGDHTEVLEIDYDPTVISFKDLLDLFWNNHEYGLTTPIKRQYASLILYHDDNQKQIAEASKLEEQERRAPEVITTDIAPKENFYAAEAYHQKYRLQGHKDLAASLNLNTQLLQSSYVATKLNGYLAGVGGIEQFKSEVDTMGLTPTQRQYCNYHIEQNEGQGLYC; from the exons ATGCGCTGCTTGCCAGGCTTTGGCTACGGCCTAACCTTTCTTTTTCTG AGCACCGTGCGCAATGAACAAAAGGAGTTGAATCTCTCTCCAGTGCATCGGTTGAATGTGAGCCATGCCACGGCAACATTTGGCATGGGATGTTTCTGGGGCGCTGAATCGCTGTATGGCGCAACGCGGGGAGTGCTGCGTACCACAGTGGGCTATGCCGGCGGCAGCTCCGAATTGCCAACGTACCGTAAAAT GGGTGACCACACGGAGGTTCTGGAAATCGACTATGATCCCACGGTGATCAGTTTCAAGGACCTGCTTGACCTGTTCTGGAACAACCATGAGTACGGTCTGACCACGCCTATTAAACGTCAATATGCCTCGTTGATTCTCTATCACGATGATAACCAGAAGCAAATTGCTGAAGCCTCCAAATTGGAAGAACAGGAGCGTCGTGCTCCGGAGGTGATTACCACGGACATTGCACCCAAGGAGAACTTTTATGCGGCTGAGGC TTACCATCAAAAGTACAGACTGCAGGGTCATAAGGATCTGGCCGCTTCCCTTAATCTCAACACCCAACTGTTGCAGAGCAGCTATGTGGCCACTAAACTGAACGGTTATCTGGCTGGAGTCGGAGGCATCGAGCAGTTCAAGTCTGAGGTGGACACTATGGGACTGACTCCCACCCAGCGTCAATATTGCAACTATCACATTGAGCAGAACGAGGGCCAGGGTCTCTACTGCTGA
- the LOC117787060 gene encoding uncharacterized protein LOC117787060 isoform X3 — MSRLIASARGLFRRHPFVTNSAIYGSLYVGAEYSQQYVSKRWLPAPKEREDIDYTTVGRYAVMGTAIYAPTLYACKKLLSTCLSFKSTLTLALFFHTHTRSLFLSLAAPALSIELLCNKLQPSTLRTMK, encoded by the exons ATGTCACGCCTAATTGCCAGCGCCCGAGGCCTGTTCAGACGCCATCCCTTTGTGACCAACAGCGCCATCTATGGCAGCCTTTACGTGGGTGCGGAGTACTCACAGCAATATGTCTCCAAGCGCTGGCTGCCG GCGCCAAAGGAGCGTGAGGATATCGATTATACAACTGTTGGACGATATGCGGTAATGGGCACCGCAATCTATGCCCCAACACTCTATGCTTG CAAAAAGCTGCTCAGCACGTGTCTGTCTTTTAAGAGCACTCTCACGCTCGCTCttttttttcacacacacacacgctctctcttcctctctttaGCAGCACCGGCATTAAGCATAGAGCTTTTGTGTAATAAGCTCCAACCAAGCACGCTACGCACCATGAAATGA
- the LOC117788212 gene encoding uncharacterized protein LOC117788212 → MYTVNKGPSKIVAKTRRGLAQNFEKFESIKESSKKNGSNNSFDLNSPEKNKNIPRPVFQQSFASKRIAPTKLIEDEVITPQHEEIIRYINDSWNILVAQNPYDSSTTKSDGKADANNNNASSLATPSPVDSIIANTPVAASAAPAVWVEPPSPALNDFKPFDLESWWGRRLFQNITKSL, encoded by the exons atgtacACAGTAAACAAGGGACCTAGCAAAATTGTTGCTAAAACGCGCCGCG GTCTCGCACAAAACTTTGAAAAGTTTGAGAGCATCAAGGAGAGCAGCAAGAAAAATGGCAGCAATAACAGCTTTGATCTGAACAGTCCCGAGAAGAACAAGAA CATACCGCGTCCGGTGTTCCAGCAAAGCTTCGCTTCGAAGCGCATTGCGCCGACAAAGCTCATTGAGGACGAGGTGATAACGCCGCAGCATGAGGAAATTATACGCTACATAAATGACT CGTGGAACATTTTGGTCGCACAAAATCCGTATGATTCCAGCACAACAAAGAGCGATGGCAAGGCTGatgccaataacaacaatgccagCAGCTTGGCAACACCTAGTCCTGTGGATAGCATCATAGCCAACACACCTGTGGCGGCATCGGCAGCGCCGGCCGTTTGGGTGGAGCCACCAAGTCCAGCACTGAACGATTTTAAGCCATTCGATTTGGAATCTTGGTGGGGACGTCGCTTGTTCCAGAACATTACCAAAAGCCTTTAG
- the LOC117788039 gene encoding gonadal protein gdl, translating into MEDVAMIQEASSNSSEPLGEAAEPHQQPSPEFLQRKIYFLMDQLKAMHAELPENLQTRISYDLLTELANCVLNESIFDIVKALMELQHVTEKHLIQVRAQVENEYEIEVSDWRGKIKDAEELQHILGLMKIKHTKKLLETDKKIVEVLDQKVYDQQSMLQKAGVPGFYHTQNPKEIKIQMFLLDFILRLSRLKYEPNK; encoded by the exons ATGGAGGACGTTGCAATGATTCAGGAGGCAAGCTCCAATAGCAGCGAACCGCTTGGAGAAGCAGCGGAACCGCATCAACAACCTTCGCCAGAGTTCTTGCAGcgtaaaatttactttttaa TGGATCAACTCAAAGCAATGCATGCAGAGCTACCAGA AAATTTACAGACTCGGATTTCGTACGATCTGTTGACAGAACTGGCGAATTGTGTGCTGAATGAGAGCATCTTCGACATAGTGAAGGCGTTGATGGAACTGCAACATGTGACTGAGAAACATTTAATACAGGTGCGAGCACAAGTTGAGAACGAATACGAAATTGAGGTGTCCGATTGGAGGGGCAAGATCAAAGATGCCGAAGAGTTGCAGCATATTTTGGGACTCATGAAGATCAAGCATACCAAAAAACTGCTGGAAACTGACAAAAAGATTGTCGAAGTGCTGGATCAAAAG GTATATGATCAACAATCAATGCTGCAAAAGGCTGGTGTACCTGGTTTTTATCACACGCAAAATCccaaagaaatcaaaatccaaatgtttttattgGACTTCATTTTACGCTTGAGCAGGCTTAAATACGAGCCCAACAAGTAG
- the LOC117787501 gene encoding dynein light chain Tctex-type yields MPLFGAKKTTRGSTTSTVVRKSRNSARAASDKSLPGSSPAGQKGASPRNSVTGAVSDTDSDDDTVKNPEALPATDVTIYNEYHMGPAFGCKFPLPFIRFMIDRLISQKLRGKTYQPGDAVKWVREVADEVNLKMEGLCRQPRYKHVIQVIVYQQNGAGFFCGARAIWDKLADDQASCTFDGGTFMCIVMIFGIYQY; encoded by the exons atgccgcTGTTCGGGGCAAAGAAAACAACACGCGGGAGCACAACATCGACAGTTGTGCGTAAATCTCGCAATTCTGCACGTGCTGCCAGTGATAAGTCTTTGCCCGGCTCTTCGCCTGCTGGTCAAAAAGGAGCTTCGCCTCGTAACAGTGTAACGGGAGCTGTATCTGATACTGATTCGGATGATGACACTGTCAAGAATCCAGAAGCATTGCCAGCCACAGATGTGACCATTTATAATGAATATCATATGGGACCTGCATTTGGCTGCAAGTTTCCTTTGCCATTTATACGTTTTATGATCGACCGTTTGATTAGTCAAAAGCTTCGAG GTAAGACATATCAGCCTGGGGATGCCGTTAAGTGGGTGCGTGAAGTGGCTGATGAAGTCAATTTGAAAATGGAGGGCTTGTGCCGTCAACCGCGCTATAAGCATGTAATCCAGGTTATTGTTTATCAGCAAAACGGAGCTGGTTTCTTCTGTGGCGCCCGTGCTATTTGGGATAAACTAGCTGATGATCAAGCAAGCTGTACCTTTGATGGTGGCACTTTTATGTGCATTGTTATGATTTTTGGAATTTACCAATATTGA
- the LOC117787635 gene encoding uncharacterized protein LOC117787635 → MNLGALARSLSNSLRFGVGSKKHLETSSRESNEPEPTPSTSSESSPDVNDLNQRCLPNAVNEINQRRQPYKHTVEQILQKVSELEHTLYEDQQQEFKLRMALERQTEQIHDLNFSLDTEKERNERLVQLLRGIDTDSCSDSEPEAQMLNDIRVQSKGELFGSISPLLMQQRYDELSASHRQTHRQLAKKEKAIKLLRCDLEELRGKHDSVLDEFRNEQRRLETLCKRYLHMQHKKKQQICILKETLGYASECILHAQVAIESCKPDNGIDDKHLRTFNLKLELFMRALRNCCCMRKLQELQQQQGLDVDEELLQQRLDSSSVSPSASGSSNCTSITPSTKRRQRKRHKR, encoded by the exons ATGAACTTGGGCGCGCTTGCCAGATCCCTGAGCAATAGTCTGAGATTTGGTGTGGGCTCCAAGAAGCATTTGGAGACGTCATCACGAGAATCAAACGAACCGGAACCGACACCATCAACGTCATCAGAATCATCGCCCGATGTCAACGACCTTAATCAAAGGTGTCTCCCAAACGCCGTAAATGAGATCAATCAGCGCCGTCAGCCGTATAAACATACGGTCGAGCAAATCCTACAGAAGGTCAGTGAACTTGAGCATACACTCTACGAGGATCAGCAGCAGGAGTTCAAGCTTCGCATGGCTTTGGAACGCCAAACCGAGCAGATACACGATCTCAACTTTTCACTGGACACGGAAAAGGAACGAAATGAGCGATTGGTGCAGTTGCTCCGTGGAATTGACACCGACTCCTGCAGCGACAGTGAGCCCGAGGCACAAATGCTGAACGACATAAGGGTGCAATCGAAAGGTGAACTCTTTGGTTCGATAAGCCCGCTGCTCATGCAGCAACG ATACGACGAACTCTCCGCCTCGCATCGTCAAACCCATCGTCAGTTGGCCAAGAAAGAGAAGGCCATAAAGTTGCTGAGATGCGATTTGGAAGAGTTGCGTGGCAAACATGATTCAGTGCTCGATGAATTTCGGAATGAGCAGCGGCGTCTGGAAACACTCTGTAAACGATATCTGCACATGCAGCataagaagaagcagcagatcTGCATTCTCAAGGAAACTCTGGGATATGCCAGCGAATGCATTTTGCATGCTCAGGTTGCCATTGAAAGCTGCAAACCTGACAACGGCATCGATGATAAACATTTAAGAAcgttcaatttgaaattagagCTTTTTATGCGTGCGCTAcgcaattgttgctgcatgCGAAAGCTTCAggagttgcaacaacaacagggacTGGACGTTGACGAGGAACTGCTGCAGCAACGACTGGACAGCAGCTCAGTGTCGCCATCTGCCAGCGGCAGCTCGAACTGCACATCAATAACGCCATCAACGAAACGACGCCAACGAAAACGTCATAAGCGTTAA